A DNA window from Pyrus communis chromosome 3, drPyrComm1.1, whole genome shotgun sequence contains the following coding sequences:
- the LOC137727329 gene encoding gibberellin 2-beta-dioxygenase-like isoform X2, whose translation MVVLSRPATLDHFSDLIKTCKHTSLFAGIPVVDLSSADAKHRIVRACEEHGMFKVINHGVPLDFMTTLEAQALKFFNLPQSEKDKAAPADPFGYRSKRIGPNGDVGWIEYILLSTNLDDISHKSLPIFKENPEIFRDAVEDYITAVKNMTFEVLEMVADGLGIDQRNVLSKLLKGEKSDSCFRLNYYPPCPELRALSGRSLIGFGEHTDPQIISVLKSNNTSGLQISLKDGTWVTVPPDQTAFFINVGDCLQVMTNGRFKSVKHRVLADTQSSRVSMIYFGGPPLSEKIAPLPSLMAEGEESLYKEFTWSEYKKSAYRSRLADNRLGLFEKSAAVMLSNSQF comes from the exons ATGGTGGTTCTGTCACGACCAGCTACATTAGACCATTTTTCTGACCTAATCAAAACATGCAAGCACACCAGCTTGTTCGCCGGCATCCCAGTCGTCGACCTCTCAAGCGCCGACGCAAAGCACCGCATAGTCAGGGCTTGTGAGGAGCACGGCATGTTTAAGGTGATCAACCATGGAGTCCCATTGGACTTCATGACCACACTGGAAGCCCAAGCTCTCAAATTTTTCAACCTGCCCCAGTCGGAGAAGGACAAGGCAGCCCCCGCCGACCCTTTCGGCTACAGAAGCAAGAGAATCGGTCCAAACGGCGACGTGGGTTGGATCGAATACATCCTCCTCAGCACCAATCTTGATGACATCTCTCATAAGTCCCTCCCCATTTTCAAGGAAAATCCTGAAATTTTCCG TGACGCAGTGGAGGATTATATTACAGCAGTGAAGAACATGACTTTTGAAGTGCTGGAAATGGTGGCTGATGGGCTGGGGATTGATCAAAGGAATGTGCTGAGCAAGCTTTTGAAAGGTGAGAAGAGTGACTCATGTTTCAGGCTAAACTATTATCCGCCATGCCCAGAGCTTCGCGCATTGAGTGGACGAAGTTTGATAGGGTTTGGGGAGCACACAGACCCACAGATCATTTCTGTCCTGAAATCCAACAACACATCAGGCCTGCAGATCAGTCTCAAAGATGGGACTTGGGTTACAGTCCCGCCTGATCAGACTGCCTTTTTCATCAATGTTGGTGATTGCTTGCAG GTGATGACTAATGGGCGGTTTAAGAGCGTGAAACATAGGGTTTTGGCTGACACACAAAGTTCAAGGGTTTCAATGATCTACTTTGGAGGGCCACCTTTGAGTGAGAAGATAGCACCTCTGCCGTCTCTAATGGCAGAAGGAGAAGAAAGCTTGTACAAGGAGTTCACGTGGAGTGAATACAAAAAGTCTGCGTACAGGTCAAGGCTGGCCGATAATAGGCTAGGACTATTTGAGAAGTCTGCTGCTGTGATGCTGTCCAATTCCCAATTTTAG
- the LOC137727329 gene encoding gibberellin 2-beta-dioxygenase-like isoform X1 translates to MVVLSRPATLDHFSDLIKTCKHTSLFAGIPVVDLSSADAKHRIVRACEEHGMFKVINHGVPLDFMTTLEAQALKFFNLPQSEKDKAAPADPFGYRSKRIGPNGDVGWIEYILLSTNLDDISHKSLPIFKENPEIFRDAVEDYITAVKNMTFEVLEMVADGLGIDQRNVLSKLLKGEKSDSCFRLNYYPPCPELRALSGRSLIGFGEHTDPQIISVLKSNNTSGLQISLKDGTWVTVPPDQTAFFINVGDCLQVPNFFMILVMTNGRFKSVKHRVLADTQSSRVSMIYFGGPPLSEKIAPLPSLMAEGEESLYKEFTWSEYKKSAYRSRLADNRLGLFEKSAAVMLSNSQF, encoded by the exons ATGGTGGTTCTGTCACGACCAGCTACATTAGACCATTTTTCTGACCTAATCAAAACATGCAAGCACACCAGCTTGTTCGCCGGCATCCCAGTCGTCGACCTCTCAAGCGCCGACGCAAAGCACCGCATAGTCAGGGCTTGTGAGGAGCACGGCATGTTTAAGGTGATCAACCATGGAGTCCCATTGGACTTCATGACCACACTGGAAGCCCAAGCTCTCAAATTTTTCAACCTGCCCCAGTCGGAGAAGGACAAGGCAGCCCCCGCCGACCCTTTCGGCTACAGAAGCAAGAGAATCGGTCCAAACGGCGACGTGGGTTGGATCGAATACATCCTCCTCAGCACCAATCTTGATGACATCTCTCATAAGTCCCTCCCCATTTTCAAGGAAAATCCTGAAATTTTCCG TGACGCAGTGGAGGATTATATTACAGCAGTGAAGAACATGACTTTTGAAGTGCTGGAAATGGTGGCTGATGGGCTGGGGATTGATCAAAGGAATGTGCTGAGCAAGCTTTTGAAAGGTGAGAAGAGTGACTCATGTTTCAGGCTAAACTATTATCCGCCATGCCCAGAGCTTCGCGCATTGAGTGGACGAAGTTTGATAGGGTTTGGGGAGCACACAGACCCACAGATCATTTCTGTCCTGAAATCCAACAACACATCAGGCCTGCAGATCAGTCTCAAAGATGGGACTTGGGTTACAGTCCCGCCTGATCAGACTGCCTTTTTCATCAATGTTGGTGATTGCTTGCAGGTACCCAATTTTTTTATGATACTT GTGATGACTAATGGGCGGTTTAAGAGCGTGAAACATAGGGTTTTGGCTGACACACAAAGTTCAAGGGTTTCAATGATCTACTTTGGAGGGCCACCTTTGAGTGAGAAGATAGCACCTCTGCCGTCTCTAATGGCAGAAGGAGAAGAAAGCTTGTACAAGGAGTTCACGTGGAGTGAATACAAAAAGTCTGCGTACAGGTCAAGGCTGGCCGATAATAGGCTAGGACTATTTGAGAAGTCTGCTGCTGTGATGCTGTCCAATTCCCAATTTTAG